One Orrella dioscoreae genomic window carries:
- a CDS encoding DUF3348 domain-containing protein produces the protein MAEASRRARFSGPALVRLLARLADIDATESKQALPDRLSQWLGWSDAITLSAAHNGEPPPVPPGAPVFDDEQGLEVQRLRATLAGAIDDDSPFRGRPGAPAPAPALDYVAYRQHYVFLQKTMDTAISPLRVRLRAMLAARAGEMTRLAVVDALMERTLSPRERVLFGKIPTVLERRFRQLRDDDIAARTDGEDDSAPIAAGPWLDVFRQDMRGVLRAELDVRLQPVEGLLAALRGS, from the coding sequence ATGGCAGAAGCCTCCCGACGCGCGCGCTTCAGCGGCCCCGCACTGGTTCGCCTGCTGGCTCGCCTGGCGGACATCGACGCAACTGAAAGCAAACAGGCGCTTCCAGACCGACTGAGCCAGTGGCTGGGCTGGTCCGACGCCATCACGCTGTCAGCCGCGCACAACGGCGAACCGCCACCCGTCCCTCCCGGCGCGCCCGTCTTCGATGACGAGCAAGGCCTGGAGGTGCAACGCTTGCGCGCCACGCTTGCCGGCGCCATCGATGACGACAGTCCGTTCAGGGGCAGGCCGGGCGCCCCGGCGCCCGCCCCCGCGCTCGACTACGTGGCCTATCGCCAGCACTACGTCTTCCTGCAGAAGACGATGGACACGGCGATCTCGCCGCTGCGCGTCCGCCTGCGCGCCATGCTGGCCGCCCGTGCCGGAGAGATGACCCGGCTGGCCGTCGTCGATGCGCTGATGGAACGCACCCTGAGCCCGCGCGAACGCGTGCTGTTCGGCAAGATTCCCACCGTGCTGGAACGGCGCTTCCGCCAGTTGCGCGACGACGATATCGCGGCGCGGACCGATGGCGAGGACGACAGTGCGCCGATCGCAGCCGGCCCCTGGCTGGACGTGTTCCGCCAGGACATGCGCGGCGTGCTGCGTGCCGAGCTCGACGTCCGCCTGCAGCCCGTGGAAGGACTGCTGGCCGCGTTGCGCGGCAGCTGA
- a CDS encoding OmpA family protein, whose translation MRDDLDAGVEPGAPAWAVFGDLMSVLLGAFVLILVGVIGFQLELSARLQEEVAQREAETQRRQTLEEALAGPLLAGRVTLVDGRIGISGNVLFALNSDQLQAEGLDVLKSLAAPLGEYLRSRDEILMVSGFTDDRPVHGNNRRFADNWELSAQRALTVTRALIDEGLPASSVFAAAFGSEQPVASNDDEAGRARNRRVEIAPLPRPAATEAPAP comes from the coding sequence ATGAGAGACGATCTCGACGCGGGCGTGGAGCCCGGCGCCCCCGCCTGGGCCGTCTTCGGCGACCTGATGTCGGTGCTGCTGGGCGCCTTCGTGCTCATCCTGGTGGGCGTGATCGGCTTCCAGCTGGAACTCTCGGCCCGGTTGCAGGAAGAAGTGGCGCAACGTGAAGCCGAGACCCAGCGCCGCCAGACCCTGGAAGAAGCGCTGGCCGGCCCCCTGCTGGCGGGCCGCGTGACGCTGGTGGACGGGCGCATCGGCATCAGCGGCAACGTCCTGTTCGCGTTGAATTCCGACCAGTTGCAGGCCGAAGGCCTGGACGTGCTGAAAAGCCTGGCCGCGCCGCTGGGCGAATACCTGCGCAGCCGCGACGAAATCCTGATGGTCAGCGGCTTCACCGATGACCGGCCCGTGCACGGCAACAACCGCCGCTTCGCGGACAACTGGGAACTGTCCGCGCAGCGTGCGCTGACGGTCACGCGCGCCCTCATCGATGAAGGCCTGCCCGCCAGCTCGGTGTTCGCCGCGGCTTTCGGTTCGGAGCAACCCGTGGCGTCGAACGACGACGAGGCCGGCCGCGCGCGCAACCGCCGCGTGGAGATCGCCCCGCTGCCCCGCCCCGCCGCCACCGAGGCGCCCGCGCCATGA
- a CDS encoding tripartite tricarboxylate transporter substrate binding protein — translation MNPTRRLTRLALSATLACAALAPALASAAQDFPQRPITLVVPFAPGGSVDIAARLIADAWGKTLGQSIVVENRAGASGNIGMASVARARPDGYTLAINTMSLAINPSLFKDMSFDTQKDLRAVGAVATSQHVLTVTSSLPVDNVQALLDHVRAQPANALSFGSAGTGSTFHMAAELFKSVSNTQILHVPYRGGGPAMLDTISGQVQMSFPVLSAAKPQVDGGKLKALGVTGTTRSPLLPDVPTIAESGLPGYEFNTWFVVSAPAGTPQSVIDALNGKLAEALRTQAVSQRMQREGFEPLIKSPADTDALVNEEVVRWAGIIEKAGIVATP, via the coding sequence ATGAACCCGACCCGACGCCTGACCCGTCTTGCGCTGTCCGCCACGCTGGCCTGTGCCGCGCTGGCCCCGGCCCTGGCCAGCGCCGCCCAGGATTTCCCCCAACGCCCCATCACGCTCGTCGTGCCCTTCGCGCCCGGCGGCAGCGTGGACATCGCCGCGCGCCTGATCGCCGACGCCTGGGGCAAGACCCTGGGCCAGAGCATCGTGGTGGAAAACCGCGCCGGCGCCTCCGGCAACATCGGCATGGCCTCGGTGGCGCGCGCGCGGCCCGACGGCTACACGCTGGCCATCAACACCATGTCCCTGGCGATCAACCCGTCGCTCTTCAAGGACATGAGCTTCGACACGCAGAAGGACCTGCGCGCGGTGGGGGCCGTGGCCACCTCGCAGCACGTGCTGACCGTGACATCCAGCCTGCCCGTCGACAACGTACAGGCGCTGCTCGACCATGTGCGCGCGCAACCCGCCAACGCGCTGAGCTTCGGTTCGGCGGGCACCGGCAGCACCTTCCACATGGCGGCGGAACTCTTCAAGTCGGTATCGAACACGCAGATCCTGCACGTGCCCTATCGCGGCGGCGGCCCGGCCATGCTCGACACCATCAGCGGCCAGGTGCAGATGAGCTTTCCCGTGCTGTCGGCGGCCAAGCCCCAGGTGGACGGCGGCAAGCTGAAGGCGCTGGGCGTCACCGGCACGACCCGCTCGCCGTTGCTGCCTGACGTGCCCACCATCGCCGAATCGGGCTTGCCCGGCTACGAATTCAACACCTGGTTCGTGGTGAGCGCGCCCGCCGGCACGCCGCAGTCCGTGATCGATGCCTTGAACGGCAAGCTGGCCGAGGCGCTGCGCACGCAAGCCGTGTCGCAACGCATGCAGCGCGAAGGCTTCGAACCGCTGATCAAGTCGCCGGCCGACACCGACGCCCTGGTCAACGAGGAGGTCGTCCGCTGGGCCGGCATCATCGAAAAGGCCGGCATCGTGGCCACGCCCTGA
- a CDS encoding LysR substrate-binding domain-containing protein, which produces MDGLSDLAFFALVVRHGNLSAAARELGLTPPAVSTRLANLERRLGVRLLNRSTRRISVTQEGEVYLAGGRLILAELDALERSVTSARARPQGLLRVNATFGFGRVHIVPAVSDFVRQYPDVDVQLQLTDRPMNLIESGLDVGVRVGDLPDARLTGRRIASNRRRLCAAPRYLATHGEPATPRDLLGHRCIVVRENELAYGTWQLQSGQRHETIKVRGPLSANDGQAATQWALDGHGIVLRSDWETAELVRAGRLAVVLPEWHPPAADVHVLYPERLNLPAKTVAFVEFLAQRFARHLRAPGDEGVAW; this is translated from the coding sequence ATGGACGGACTCTCCGATCTGGCTTTCTTCGCGCTGGTCGTGCGCCACGGCAACCTGTCGGCCGCCGCGCGCGAACTCGGACTGACGCCGCCCGCCGTCAGTACGCGCCTGGCCAACCTGGAGCGCAGGCTGGGCGTGCGCCTGCTGAACCGCAGCACGCGACGTATCAGCGTGACGCAGGAGGGCGAGGTCTATCTGGCGGGCGGGCGGCTCATCCTGGCTGAACTGGATGCCCTGGAGCGCAGCGTCACCAGCGCCCGCGCGCGGCCCCAGGGCTTGCTGCGCGTGAACGCCACCTTCGGTTTCGGCCGCGTGCACATCGTGCCGGCGGTGTCGGACTTCGTGCGGCAGTACCCCGACGTGGACGTGCAGCTGCAGCTGACCGACAGGCCGATGAACCTGATCGAGTCAGGCCTGGACGTGGGCGTGCGGGTGGGAGATCTGCCCGATGCGCGCCTGACCGGCCGCCGCATTGCCTCGAACCGGCGCAGGCTGTGCGCCGCGCCGCGTTACCTGGCCACGCACGGCGAACCCGCCACGCCGCGCGATCTGCTGGGACATCGTTGCATCGTGGTGCGGGAAAACGAGCTGGCCTATGGCACCTGGCAACTGCAATCGGGCCAGCGCCATGAAACCATCAAGGTGCGCGGGCCGCTCAGCGCAAACGATGGACAGGCTGCCACGCAATGGGCGTTGGACGGGCACGGCATCGTGTTGCGCTCGGATTGGGAAACGGCTGAACTGGTTCGCGCGGGGCGGCTGGCCGTGGTGCTGCCGGAGTGGCATCCGCCCGCGGCGGACGTCCATGTGCTGTACCCGGAGCGCCTGAACCTGCCGGCCAAGACCGTGGCCTTCGTGGAGTTCCTGGCCCAGCGGTTTGCCAGGCATCTGCGCGCGCCGGGGGACGAGGGCGTGGCGTGGTAG
- a CDS encoding DUF802 domain-containing protein: MTRTLFRCAVFLAGLAVVGWIAAGYVGSNPLALAVTVLIGVCYLAGSLELLQYQRHTSALSQALAGLTAPPASLNDWLDALPASLRPATRLRVDGERVGLPGPALTPYLVGLLVLLGMLGTFLGMVATLRGTGAALESAADLQAIRASLATPIKGLGFAFGTSVAGVATSAMLGLLAALARRERAEVSRSLDASVSTTLRPFTAAHRRDEALALSQRQADILPALVEQLRGLTAALQQQHQDLGQRLSTSQDAFHGKTETLYTRLADTLGQALKDSAAESARAAGAAIQPAAEATLAGLTRETATWQASVSQTLQQQVDAIATRLGTTTDTLATRLDTATGAIAQQLAQSTQAIAANLEGSTASIATNLKDTTASIATRLESATTAIAGNLSGTSTDIATRLDTSTRAIADNLAASTASISDSLDQNTRAIATSLDNTTRAIAANLETSTGAITRNLETSTAGIRASLDAGTDSTAEKLAAVAEIASVQLEATTQAVTETWRQALADHQQASDTLMHTQRYALERSAGTLEKSVGALLTGMDTRMTEVTTQLSQAWTEALARHESANGKLAEQNQAMLDAAAAQLAQQSADTVRAAEAARQTLQDTLAARDEERLAAWTGELRTIAASLRDTWQQAGEHAAAQQREVSASLSRSADDIAERAREHATTTLAEIARLMQAAAEAPKAAADVIAELRDRLSDSMARDNAMLDERARLMESLRTLHDAVNQACTEQRGAIDALISTSSDLMERVGSQFRDTVLSETDKLSQAVQSETGKLSEAADQVAGSATQVSSLGDAFGASVQAFDSANEKLVAHLARVEAALDKSLARSDEQLAYYVAQAREVVDLSLLSQKQIITELKRAAESRNPDGAEAA, from the coding sequence ATGACCCGAACGCTTTTCCGATGTGCCGTTTTCCTGGCGGGCCTTGCCGTCGTGGGCTGGATCGCCGCCGGTTACGTAGGCAGCAACCCGCTTGCGCTGGCCGTCACCGTGCTGATCGGCGTCTGCTACCTGGCAGGCTCGCTGGAATTGCTGCAGTACCAGCGCCACACCAGCGCCCTTTCGCAGGCGCTGGCCGGCCTGACCGCGCCGCCCGCCAGCTTGAATGACTGGCTGGACGCGCTGCCCGCCAGCCTGCGCCCCGCCACGCGCCTGCGCGTGGACGGCGAACGCGTGGGCCTGCCCGGCCCGGCGCTCACGCCCTATCTGGTCGGCCTGCTGGTGCTGCTGGGCATGCTCGGCACCTTCCTCGGCATGGTCGCCACGCTGCGCGGCACCGGCGCCGCGCTGGAAAGCGCCGCCGACCTGCAGGCCATCCGCGCCTCGCTGGCCACGCCCATCAAGGGGCTGGGCTTTGCCTTCGGCACCTCGGTCGCGGGCGTCGCCACCTCGGCCATGCTGGGTCTGCTGGCCGCCCTCGCCCGTCGCGAACGCGCCGAGGTGTCCCGCAGCCTGGACGCCAGCGTGAGCACCACGCTGCGTCCCTTTACCGCCGCGCACCGGCGCGACGAAGCCCTGGCGCTGTCCCAGCGCCAGGCCGACATCCTGCCCGCGCTGGTCGAGCAGTTGCGCGGCCTGACCGCCGCGCTGCAGCAACAGCACCAGGACCTGGGCCAGCGCCTGTCCACCAGCCAGGACGCCTTCCACGGCAAGACCGAGACGCTGTACACCCGCCTGGCCGACACGCTGGGCCAGGCCCTGAAGGACAGCGCGGCGGAAAGCGCGCGCGCCGCCGGCGCCGCCATCCAGCCCGCCGCCGAGGCCACGCTGGCGGGCCTGACCCGCGAAACCGCCACCTGGCAGGCCTCGGTGTCGCAGACGCTGCAACAGCAGGTGGACGCCATCGCCACGCGCCTGGGCACGACCACCGACACCCTCGCCACCCGCCTGGACACCGCCACCGGCGCCATTGCCCAGCAACTGGCGCAAAGCACCCAGGCCATCGCCGCGAACCTGGAAGGCAGCACCGCCAGCATCGCCACGAACCTGAAGGACACCACGGCATCCATCGCCACGCGCCTGGAAAGCGCCACCACCGCCATCGCCGGCAACCTGAGCGGCACCAGCACCGACATCGCCACGCGCCTGGATACCAGCACCCGCGCCATCGCGGACAACCTGGCTGCCAGCACCGCCTCGATCTCGGACAGCCTGGACCAGAACACCCGCGCAATCGCCACGAGCCTGGACAACACCACGCGCGCCATCGCCGCGAATCTCGAAACCAGCACCGGCGCCATCACCCGTAACCTGGAAACCAGCACCGCCGGCATCCGTGCCAGCCTGGATGCCGGCACCGATTCCACAGCGGAAAAGCTGGCTGCCGTGGCCGAGATCGCCTCGGTGCAGCTCGAAGCCACCACCCAGGCCGTCACCGAGACCTGGCGTCAGGCATTGGCCGATCACCAGCAGGCCAGCGACACGCTGATGCACACGCAGCGCTATGCGCTGGAACGCTCGGCTGGCACGCTGGAGAAGAGCGTCGGCGCCCTGCTGACCGGCATGGACACGCGCATGACCGAGGTCACGACGCAGCTCTCGCAAGCCTGGACCGAGGCCCTGGCTCGCCACGAAAGCGCCAACGGCAAGCTGGCCGAGCAGAACCAGGCCATGCTGGATGCGGCCGCCGCCCAATTGGCGCAGCAGTCCGCCGACACCGTGCGCGCGGCGGAGGCCGCCCGCCAGACCCTGCAGGACACACTGGCCGCGCGCGACGAAGAACGCCTGGCCGCATGGACCGGCGAGCTGCGCACCATCGCCGCGTCGCTGCGCGACACCTGGCAGCAAGCCGGTGAACACGCCGCCGCGCAACAGCGCGAGGTCAGCGCGTCGCTGTCGCGCAGCGCCGATGACATTGCCGAGCGCGCGCGCGAACACGCCACCACCACGCTGGCCGAGATCGCCCGCCTGATGCAGGCCGCGGCCGAGGCGCCCAAGGCCGCGGCGGACGTCATCGCCGAACTGCGCGACCGCCTGTCGGACAGCATGGCCCGCGACAACGCCATGCTGGACGAGCGCGCGCGCCTGATGGAAAGCCTGCGCACCCTGCACGACGCGGTGAACCAGGCCTGCACCGAGCAACGCGGCGCCATCGACGCGCTCATCAGCACCTCGTCCGACCTCATGGAACGCGTGGGCAGCCAGTTCCGTGACACCGTGCTGTCCGAGACCGACAAGCTGTCGCAGGCCGTGCAGTCGGAAACCGGCAAGCTGTCCGAAGCCGCCGACCAGGTGGCCGGCAGCGCCACGCAGGTCAGCAGCCTGGGCGACGCCTTCGGCGCCTCGGTCCAGGCCTTCGACTCGGCCAACGAAAAGCTGGTGGCCCACCTGGCGCGCGTCGAAGCCGCGCTGGACAAGTCGCTGGCACGCAGCGACGAGCAGCTTGCCTATTACGTGGCGCAGGCCCGCGAGGTCGTGGACCTGAGCCTGCTGTCGCAGAAGCAGATCATCACCGAGCTCAAGCGCGCCGCTGAAAGCAGGAATCCGGACGGCGCCGAGGCGGCATGA
- a CDS encoding FecR domain-containing protein, with product MSTLVTDDGAALPVDPALLEEAAEWVLRLRYERPGAADHQAFEAWLGQGEAQARAWARAEKVLGAFDALPAGIGPQAVRLAQRRGARRTANRRAVLRAGAGLVLAAPVAWLAWREQPWQVWTADLSTGTGERRSLTLDDGTQLVLNTASAVSVRFTPTERRLVLHAGEVFVETGHADPAGRPLRVETPWGEVEPQGTRFTVRRLAPGVQVAVFQHAVLWRPVTGDAIRLGAGEQARFLPGAEPVQSVVDASALLWRQGMLVARNMRLADLLAELGRYRPGVLRCDPAVADLPVSGALSLADTDAALDTLQGQLPLRVRRFSRYWVSVGPA from the coding sequence ATGAGCACCCTCGTGACGGATGACGGGGCGGCGCTGCCGGTAGACCCGGCATTGCTGGAGGAAGCCGCGGAGTGGGTGTTGCGCCTGCGTTATGAGCGCCCCGGCGCGGCTGACCACCAGGCCTTCGAGGCCTGGCTGGGACAGGGCGAGGCCCAGGCGCGTGCCTGGGCGCGGGCGGAAAAGGTGCTGGGCGCATTCGACGCATTGCCCGCGGGCATCGGCCCCCAAGCCGTGCGCCTGGCGCAGCGTCGGGGCGCCAGGCGCACGGCAAACCGCCGCGCGGTCCTGCGCGCCGGCGCGGGCCTGGTGCTGGCCGCACCGGTGGCCTGGTTGGCGTGGCGCGAACAGCCCTGGCAGGTATGGACGGCCGACCTATCCACCGGCACGGGAGAGCGCCGGTCGCTGACCCTGGATGACGGCACGCAACTCGTGCTGAACACCGCCAGCGCGGTGAGCGTGAGATTTACCCCCACGGAGCGGCGGCTGGTGCTGCATGCCGGGGAAGTCTTCGTCGAGACGGGTCACGCCGACCCGGCGGGCCGTCCCTTGCGGGTGGAAACGCCGTGGGGTGAGGTCGAGCCGCAAGGCACCCGCTTCACGGTGCGTCGCCTGGCGCCGGGCGTGCAAGTGGCGGTGTTTCAGCATGCCGTGCTGTGGCGACCCGTCACGGGGGATGCCATCCGCTTGGGCGCGGGCGAGCAGGCGCGCTTCCTGCCGGGGGCCGAGCCCGTCCAGTCCGTCGTGGACGCGTCTGCGCTGCTGTGGCGCCAGGGCATGCTGGTGGCGCGCAACATGCGCCTGGCGGACCTGTTGGCCGAGCTGGGCCGCTACCGTCCCGGCGTGCTGCGCTGTGATCCGGCGGTGGCCGACCTGCCCGTGTCCGGCGCCTTGTCCCTGGCCGACACCGACGCGGCGCTGGACACGCTGCAAGGCCAATTGCCCTTGCGGGTGAGGCGTTTCAGCCGCTACTGGGTATCGGTCGGCCCGGCCTGA
- a CDS encoding DUF2894 domain-containing protein: MTAPDVSRERGPLGLLCDDIVRQREGSPFQAAYPELPLLDELRELWASLGADQQLRQSEEQVPDNAGPLNSSHLIHRSLSLMRAQSPDYLRQFLAYAETLSWMEELVESSVAPRNPAMAGARKSTRGAKAR, encoded by the coding sequence ATGACGGCGCCAGACGTGTCCCGCGAACGCGGCCCCCTGGGCCTGCTGTGCGACGACATCGTTCGCCAACGCGAGGGCAGCCCTTTCCAGGCGGCCTACCCCGAGCTGCCGCTGCTGGATGAGTTGCGCGAGCTCTGGGCCAGCCTGGGCGCCGACCAGCAGCTGCGCCAATCGGAAGAACAGGTGCCCGACAATGCCGGGCCGCTGAACTCCAGCCATCTCATCCACCGTTCGCTGTCGCTGATGCGCGCGCAGTCGCCGGACTATCTGCGGCAGTTCCTGGCTTACGCCGAAACGTTGTCGTGGATGGAGGAATTGGTGGAAAGCAGCGTGGCGCCGAGGAATCCGGCCATGGCGGGCGCCCGCAAGAGCACGCGGGGCGCAAAGGCCCGTTGA
- a CDS encoding TonB-dependent siderophore receptor, which yields MARQRALAASASHPAASSVNSRRVPGLRMLALCAALGAALPGAAWSQTSPAPAQQIAAGALGDVLAQFAAGAGVQLVFDPTLLAGRQSAGLRGDHGVQEGFDRLLRGSGYRAVPRGPGRYGLEPVPASSASALAPVTVLGVAPIATSEGSGSYASRAVTIGKGGQTLREIPQSVSVVTRKQMDDQNLNSLSDAMRNVTGITVETLSTGMNMSGFISRGYSLDAIQVDGLSAPAGSGNLSTGFDLAIYDRIEVLRGPAGLYQGSGEPGGSVNLVRKRPLETFGFEAQASVGTWDYYRAVADLSTPFDEAGKVRGRFIAAYEDRGSFVDRVDSRRPTLYGIIEADLGVDTTVAAGITHQQARGRPAFGLPAYANGDLLDVKRSTNVSADWTRLEEDTTELFADLEHRLAQGGRIKASVFHRDTDTPARIFTWPNAPVNPANGDTNIIAWSYRNHWQTTGADLNLNQPFTLFGREHSLLVGADYTYTLKNFSYGGGSVFPTNIHAPVRNPAEPEMDRVNGNEGRVSQVGLYSRANIAVTDWLKVIGGARLTWWKNDARNNNMYFGEFNQSVDRIKGRPAPYAGIVADLTPTVSAYVSYTSIFQPQTSTDAQGNTLKPRQGRQWETGLKGAFLDGRLNAHAAVFQIVDRNRAMADPDNPMFSIAAGRVRSQGFETEISGSPMPGWDVTAGYAYTQTKYLEAPVTQKGLAFNTLTPRHAMHLWTRYAFQDEALQGFSVGGGVRYHSGFHHQAGNVRWEQGSVTLVTAQLGYAFDRHLDGTLTVENLFDRKYYEKLGGATRQNYYGQPRSVMLNLRYRY from the coding sequence ATGGCTCGCCAACGCGCGCTCGCCGCCAGCGCTTCCCACCCGGCTGCTTCTTCCGTCAATTCCCGCCGTGTCCCCGGCCTGCGCATGCTGGCGCTGTGTGCCGCCTTGGGCGCCGCGTTGCCTGGCGCCGCCTGGTCGCAGACGTCGCCGGCCCCGGCGCAGCAGATCGCGGCGGGTGCGCTGGGCGACGTCCTGGCACAGTTCGCGGCCGGCGCGGGCGTGCAACTGGTTTTCGATCCGACCCTGCTGGCAGGCCGCCAAAGCGCCGGCCTGCGTGGCGACCATGGCGTACAGGAGGGATTCGACCGCCTGTTGCGCGGCAGCGGCTACCGCGCCGTGCCGCGCGGGCCCGGTCGTTATGGGCTGGAGCCGGTGCCGGCCTCGTCGGCGTCGGCGTTGGCGCCGGTCACGGTGCTGGGCGTGGCGCCCATCGCCACCAGCGAAGGCTCGGGCAGCTATGCCAGCCGCGCGGTCACGATCGGCAAGGGCGGCCAGACCCTGCGTGAGATTCCGCAGTCGGTATCGGTGGTGACGCGCAAGCAGATGGACGACCAGAACCTGAACAGCCTGTCCGATGCCATGCGCAACGTCACCGGCATCACGGTCGAGACGCTGAGCACGGGCATGAACATGTCCGGCTTCATTTCGCGCGGCTACTCGCTGGACGCCATCCAGGTCGATGGCCTGTCGGCGCCCGCGGGCAGCGGCAACCTGTCCACGGGGTTCGACCTGGCCATCTATGACCGCATCGAAGTGCTGCGCGGACCCGCGGGCTTGTACCAGGGCAGCGGCGAGCCCGGCGGCAGCGTGAACCTGGTGCGCAAGCGTCCGCTGGAAACCTTCGGCTTCGAGGCGCAGGCCAGCGTGGGCACCTGGGATTATTACCGCGCCGTGGCGGATCTCAGCACGCCCTTCGACGAGGCGGGCAAGGTGCGTGGGCGTTTCATCGCGGCCTATGAGGACCGCGGTTCATTCGTCGACCGCGTCGATTCGCGCCGGCCGACGCTGTACGGCATCATCGAGGCCGATCTGGGCGTGGACACGACCGTGGCCGCGGGCATCACGCACCAACAGGCGCGCGGCCGGCCGGCCTTCGGCTTGCCTGCCTATGCCAATGGCGACCTGCTGGACGTGAAGCGCAGCACCAATGTCAGCGCGGACTGGACGCGGCTGGAAGAGGACACCACCGAGCTCTTCGCCGATCTGGAACACCGGCTGGCGCAGGGCGGCCGCATCAAGGCCAGCGTGTTCCATCGCGACACGGACACGCCCGCGCGGATCTTCACGTGGCCGAACGCGCCGGTCAATCCGGCCAATGGCGACACGAACATCATCGCGTGGTCCTATCGCAACCACTGGCAGACCACCGGCGCCGACCTGAACCTGAACCAGCCCTTCACGCTGTTCGGCCGTGAGCATTCCCTGCTGGTCGGCGCGGACTATACCTATACGCTGAAGAACTTCAGCTACGGCGGCGGCAGCGTGTTCCCGACGAACATCCACGCGCCGGTGCGCAACCCTGCCGAGCCGGAGATGGACCGCGTGAACGGCAACGAAGGGCGTGTCAGCCAGGTGGGGCTGTACTCGCGCGCCAACATCGCCGTGACCGACTGGCTGAAGGTGATCGGCGGCGCGCGACTGACGTGGTGGAAGAACGACGCGCGCAACAACAATATGTACTTCGGCGAGTTCAACCAATCCGTCGACCGGATCAAGGGCCGCCCGGCGCCCTATGCGGGCATCGTCGCCGACCTGACCCCGACGGTCTCCGCCTATGTCAGCTACACCAGCATCTTCCAGCCGCAGACCAGCACCGACGCGCAGGGCAATACGCTGAAGCCGCGCCAGGGACGGCAGTGGGAGACCGGCCTGAAGGGCGCGTTCCTGGATGGCCGCCTGAACGCCCACGCGGCGGTGTTCCAGATCGTGGACCGCAACCGCGCCATGGCAGATCCCGACAATCCCATGTTCTCGATTGCGGCGGGCCGGGTGCGCAGCCAGGGCTTCGAGACGGAGATCAGCGGGTCGCCGATGCCGGGCTGGGATGTGACGGCGGGCTACGCCTATACCCAGACCAAATACCTGGAGGCGCCGGTCACGCAGAAGGGCCTGGCCTTCAACACGCTGACGCCGCGCCACGCCATGCACCTGTGGACGCGCTACGCCTTCCAGGATGAGGCGCTGCAAGGTTTCAGCGTGGGCGGCGGGGTGCGCTACCACAGCGGCTTCCATCACCAGGCGGGCAACGTGCGCTGGGAGCAGGGCAGCGTCACCCTGGTGACGGCGCAACTGGGCTATGCCTTCGACAGGCATCTGGACGGCACGCTGACGGTGGAGAACCTGTTCGACCGGAAGTACTACGAGAAGCTGGGCGGCGCGACGCGCCAGAACTATTACGGCCAGCCGCGCAGCGTGATGCTGAATCTGCGTTACCGCTACTGA
- a CDS encoding sigma-70 family RNA polymerase sigma factor, translated as MTDLSARQTVEALYLAHHGWLRGWFRRRLGDAFASADLAHDTFLRLMTSRRVHALRDEPRALITHIAKGLLVDHWRRRDVEQAYLDALARVPEAVAPSPEAGVLIVEALLRVDALLDSLPAFTRDVFLMAQLDGMTLREIAERTGKPAITVRRHIHRALMACMLAAE; from the coding sequence ATGACCGACCTATCCGCGCGCCAGACGGTGGAGGCGCTGTATCTCGCCCATCACGGCTGGCTCAGGGGATGGTTCCGCCGGCGCCTTGGGGACGCATTCGCGTCCGCCGATCTGGCGCACGACACCTTCCTGCGCCTGATGACCTCGCGGCGCGTGCATGCCCTGCGGGACGAGCCGCGCGCGCTGATCACGCATATCGCCAAGGGATTGCTCGTCGATCACTGGCGTCGCCGTGACGTCGAGCAGGCCTACCTGGACGCGCTGGCGCGGGTGCCGGAGGCGGTGGCGCCGTCGCCCGAGGCGGGGGTGCTGATCGTCGAGGCCCTGCTGCGCGTGGATGCGCTGCTGGACAGCCTGCCCGCCTTCACGCGTGACGTCTTCCTGATGGCGCAACTGGACGGCATGACGCTGCGGGAGATCGCGGAACGGACGGGCAAGCCCGCCATCACGGTGCGCCGCCATATCCACCGCGCACTGATGGCCTGCATGCTGGCGGCGGAATGA